The uncultured Hyphomonas sp. genome includes a region encoding these proteins:
- a CDS encoding DUF6065 family protein produces the protein MFLDCYKIYDVAPDLVPARSNRDWMDAFTDRHPYRCLPLTMANSTGWELLAPMDIKIEWNGGPRNEDIRLLTRGDPRAIESFAGAHFARGIVTFHTGHLFRTPPGWGVWVTGPPNWPKDGIYPLTGLVETDWLPFPFTMNWQMTRKGSVIFEKGEPFAFITLMEHKKLEEIQPERKPLRSNQELVKEYNAWTESRADFNKRLGEGEANAMKERWQRHYMRGEKPTGDKADSHQTKRRLQPPKEIT, from the coding sequence ATGTTTCTTGATTGCTACAAAATCTACGATGTCGCGCCGGATCTGGTGCCCGCCCGGTCAAATCGTGACTGGATGGATGCCTTCACAGACCGCCATCCTTATCGCTGTCTGCCGCTGACCATGGCGAATTCCACCGGGTGGGAACTCCTCGCGCCGATGGACATCAAGATCGAATGGAATGGCGGCCCGCGCAACGAAGACATCCGCCTGCTCACCCGGGGCGATCCGCGCGCCATCGAGAGCTTCGCCGGGGCGCACTTCGCCCGCGGTATCGTGACCTTCCATACCGGCCACCTGTTCCGCACGCCGCCTGGCTGGGGCGTCTGGGTCACCGGCCCGCCGAACTGGCCGAAGGATGGGATCTATCCGCTGACGGGCCTCGTCGAGACGGATTGGCTGCCATTCCCCTTCACCATGAACTGGCAGATGACCCGCAAGGGCAGCGTAATCTTTGAGAAAGGCGAGCCCTTCGCCTTCATCACGCTGATGGAGCACAAGAAGCTGGAAGAGATCCAGCCTGAGCGCAAACCGCTGCGCTCCAATCAGGAACTGGTGAAGGAATACAATGCCTGGACCGAAAGCCGGGCGGACTTCAACAAACGGCTCGGCGAAGGCGAGGCGAACGCCATGAAGGAACGCTGGCAGCGCCATTATATGCGTGGAGAGAAGCCGACCGGCGACAAGGCCGACAGCCACCAGACGAAGCGCCGCCTGCAGCCGCCGAAAGAGATTACATGA
- a CDS encoding crotonase/enoyl-CoA hydratase family protein: protein MNDRVTITHLEDGIADVRMVRTDKMNALDPAQFQALADTIEELHGTKGLRCVVLSGEGRAFCAGLDLSSMSGNSSGNSSGGGEKKSGGATGDLATRAFGDANLAQYVAWGWRKLEVPVIAAAHGVAFGGGFQILSGADVRFIHPDTRCAIMEMKWGLVPDMAGFPLWRGNARDDVIRELTYTNREFNGREAHAMGFATHVSDTPHEDALKLARIIANKNPAAMRGAKTLCNAMAELTDADLLMLESTEQLKVIRTPNQMEAVMAEMQKRKPVFAE from the coding sequence ATGAACGACCGGGTGACGATCACGCATCTTGAGGATGGCATCGCCGATGTCCGCATGGTGCGCACCGACAAGATGAATGCGCTCGACCCTGCCCAGTTCCAGGCGCTGGCCGACACGATCGAGGAACTGCACGGCACCAAGGGCCTGCGCTGCGTCGTGCTGTCGGGGGAGGGGCGCGCCTTCTGCGCGGGCCTGGACCTCTCCAGCATGTCGGGTAATTCCTCTGGCAATTCCTCGGGCGGCGGGGAGAAGAAATCAGGCGGCGCGACGGGCGACCTTGCCACACGGGCCTTCGGCGACGCGAACCTTGCCCAATACGTCGCCTGGGGCTGGCGCAAGCTGGAAGTGCCTGTGATTGCGGCGGCTCACGGCGTGGCCTTTGGCGGCGGGTTCCAGATCCTGTCGGGCGCGGATGTGCGTTTTATCCATCCGGATACGCGCTGTGCGATCATGGAGATGAAATGGGGCCTGGTGCCGGACATGGCCGGCTTCCCGCTGTGGCGCGGCAATGCGCGCGACGATGTGATCCGCGAGCTGACCTACACGAACCGCGAGTTCAACGGCCGCGAGGCCCACGCCATGGGCTTTGCCACACACGTCTCCGACACGCCGCATGAGGACGCGCTGAAGCTCGCCCGGATCATTGCCAACAAGAACCCGGCCGCAATGCGCGGGGCGAAGACGCTCTGCAACGCCATGGCAGAGCTGACAGATGCTGACCTCCTGATGCTGGAAAGCACCGAGCAGCTGAAAGTCATCCGCACGCCCAACCAGATGGAAGCGGTGATGGCCGAGATGCAGAAGCGGAAACCCGTCTTCGCGGAATAG
- the hisE gene encoding phosphoribosyl-ATP diphosphatase has protein sequence MSILGSADRLAEALAHLGMTIDTRAETGDASASWTAKLLSKGIGACADKAEEEAGEFIQALREETDDRVASEAADMLYHALVALRVRGVSLDDVAAALEKRQGTSGIAEKASRKD, from the coding sequence ATGTCTATTCTCGGATCCGCCGACCGCCTCGCCGAAGCCCTCGCCCATCTGGGCATGACCATCGATACGCGCGCGGAAACCGGCGACGCCAGCGCGTCCTGGACGGCAAAGCTGCTGTCGAAAGGCATCGGCGCCTGCGCGGACAAGGCGGAGGAAGAAGCCGGCGAATTCATCCAGGCCCTACGCGAAGAGACCGACGACCGCGTCGCCAGCGAGGCTGCGGACATGCTCTACCACGCCCTTGTTGCCCTGCGCGTGCGGGGCGTCAGCCTCGATGATGTGGCAGCGGCGCTGGAAAAGCGGCAAGGCACGAGCGGCATTGCCGAAAAGGCGAGCCGCAAGGACTGA
- a CDS encoding aldo/keto reductase: MQHRRLGRSAIYVSDICMGTMTFGSQTDEAESLRILDASFDAGINFYDTAENYPVPPDTKWAGRTEEIVGKWLKTKDRDSIILATKVCGPSHGWIKGSQRAGMTALDRHNITKAIEDSLTRLGTDYVDLYQTHWPDHGTAYDETMETLDDLVRAGKVRIVGCSNEDAWGLMKSLEASSRLGTVRYETIQNNFSLNNRRFEDALSKVCVKEDVSLIPYSPIGGGVLSGKYQDGARPEGARFSRYLEIGGRQAAMAHRFVNEKSLASTAKFMEIAKEAGINVVTLATAWSKQHKFVASTIVGVSKFDQLDDIFAAADLTLSDDVMKACNSVTKDIQYPMG, translated from the coding sequence ATGCAACACCGCCGCCTCGGCCGAAGCGCCATCTATGTATCCGATATCTGCATGGGAACGATGACGTTCGGCTCCCAGACCGACGAAGCCGAATCCCTGCGCATCCTCGATGCGAGCTTCGATGCCGGGATCAATTTCTACGACACGGCCGAGAACTATCCTGTGCCGCCGGACACCAAATGGGCCGGGCGTACGGAGGAAATCGTCGGCAAGTGGCTGAAAACCAAGGACCGGGATTCCATCATCCTCGCCACCAAGGTGTGCGGGCCCTCGCATGGCTGGATCAAGGGCAGCCAGCGCGCCGGCATGACAGCGCTTGACCGCCACAACATCACCAAGGCCATCGAGGACAGCCTCACCCGTCTCGGAACGGACTATGTGGACCTCTACCAGACGCACTGGCCGGATCATGGTACCGCCTATGACGAGACGATGGAAACGCTCGACGACCTTGTCCGCGCCGGCAAGGTGCGGATCGTCGGCTGTTCGAACGAGGACGCCTGGGGCTTGATGAAAAGCCTCGAAGCGTCCAGCCGTCTCGGCACCGTGCGCTACGAAACGATCCAGAACAATTTCAGCCTGAACAATCGCCGCTTTGAAGACGCTTTGTCCAAGGTCTGCGTGAAAGAAGACGTGAGCCTTATCCCCTACTCGCCAATCGGCGGCGGTGTCCTGTCCGGAAAGTATCAGGATGGTGCCCGCCCTGAAGGCGCGCGCTTCTCTCGCTATTTGGAGATCGGGGGGCGCCAGGCCGCCATGGCGCACCGCTTCGTGAACGAGAAGTCCCTCGCTTCCACGGCCAAGTTCATGGAGATCGCGAAAGAGGCCGGCATCAATGTCGTTACCCTCGCCACGGCTTGGTCGAAACAGCACAAATTCGTGGCCTCCACCATTGTCGGCGTGTCGAAGTTCGACCAGCTGGACGACATCTTCGCCGCCGCCGACCTGACCCTGTCCGACGATGTCATGAAGGCCTGCAATTCGGTTACAAAGGATATTCAGTATCCGATGGGCTAG
- a CDS encoding FAD-dependent monooxygenase, whose product MSKPSLASNEPVDLVIVGAGPVGTSLAVLAVQRGFSTILIDARQPSATPATDTRTFAIVRGSWRMLGATGVHPLLEGVTEALNGLEAVDGGSHVFGAPGVIFGNEDLPEDDDGQPLGQMVPSADLQRALDEVAGQIAGTDQGLVILNGARFKGLEDGPGPATVLLEDGTRIRTRLVAACDGVNSSVRDALGIGTEDHDYGKSVFAANVKLDRPHEGIARQLFMPEGPFATLPMPDNRANLAWYMKRGAAEALAKMPVEDIEAELNARFEEFAGRMTIDGPVISYPLKMRLARAMTGPRVALLGDAAHRINPLAGQGLNLGFKDVAALIDIMVESREVGLDHGAAPALERYQQWRRFDMTSVALFMDVIDRAFSNDNAVLKPLRGLALTAANRIGPLRRAMARQASADQSHLPSLMR is encoded by the coding sequence ATGTCGAAACCATCCCTCGCGTCCAACGAACCCGTAGACCTCGTTATTGTCGGGGCTGGCCCGGTTGGCACCTCACTGGCGGTTCTGGCCGTTCAGCGCGGCTTCTCCACCATCCTGATTGATGCGCGCCAGCCTTCTGCAACGCCTGCAACGGATACACGTACATTCGCCATTGTCCGCGGCAGCTGGCGGATGCTGGGGGCAACCGGCGTTCATCCCCTGCTGGAAGGCGTCACCGAAGCGCTGAACGGGCTGGAAGCTGTCGATGGCGGCAGCCATGTCTTCGGTGCACCCGGCGTGATCTTCGGAAATGAGGACCTGCCGGAGGATGATGACGGTCAGCCCCTAGGACAAATGGTCCCGTCAGCGGATCTTCAGAGGGCTCTGGACGAGGTTGCTGGTCAGATAGCAGGCACTGATCAGGGCCTCGTTATCCTTAACGGCGCCCGGTTCAAGGGTCTGGAGGACGGCCCCGGTCCGGCGACGGTTCTGCTGGAAGATGGCACCCGGATCCGCACCCGGCTGGTCGCGGCCTGTGACGGGGTGAACTCCTCGGTCCGCGATGCCCTCGGCATCGGGACGGAAGACCACGACTACGGAAAATCGGTCTTTGCCGCGAATGTGAAACTGGACCGCCCGCATGAGGGTATCGCTCGGCAGCTGTTCATGCCGGAAGGCCCGTTCGCGACCCTGCCCATGCCCGACAACCGCGCCAATCTCGCCTGGTACATGAAACGCGGCGCCGCCGAAGCGCTGGCGAAAATGCCGGTAGAGGACATCGAGGCGGAGCTGAATGCCCGGTTCGAAGAGTTTGCCGGCCGCATGACGATTGACGGACCCGTCATTTCCTATCCGCTGAAGATGCGGCTCGCCCGGGCGATGACCGGGCCGCGCGTCGCACTGCTGGGCGATGCAGCCCACCGGATCAATCCGCTGGCCGGGCAAGGCCTGAACCTTGGTTTCAAGGACGTTGCCGCATTGATCGACATCATGGTGGAGTCGCGTGAAGTCGGCCTCGACCATGGCGCCGCCCCTGCCCTGGAGCGCTACCAGCAATGGCGCCGCTTCGACATGACGAGCGTGGCCCTGTTCATGGATGTGATCGACCGGGCGTTTTCAAATGACAACGCTGTGCTGAAACCGCTGCGAGGCCTTGCGCTGACGGCGGCCAACAGGATCGGTCCGCTGCGCCGGGCGATGGCACGCCAGGCAAGCGCCGACCAGTCCCACCTGCCGAGCCTTATGCGCTAA
- a CDS encoding biosynthetic peptidoglycan transglycosylase — translation MFVRQTVLILISIPVILLAMAAAYAGKGYVDARGDAADLSVRAATLSEEGRGAGDLNPDALQILLRVEDPSFETHKGLDMKTKGAGLTTITQSLAKRVGFRQFSPGVRKIRQTGYAMGLETRLSKSEILTLWLDTVPMGRDRTGKWITGFHAASEVFFGKPLSELSREEFIQLVAIPIAPAQLNPLHPDNTFNTRVERITRLIADACAPESVDDVWLEGCASSPSDTEYPL, via the coding sequence GTGTTTGTGCGCCAGACTGTTCTGATACTGATTTCCATTCCCGTTATTCTGCTCGCGATGGCCGCAGCCTATGCCGGGAAGGGCTATGTCGATGCACGGGGGGATGCTGCTGACCTAAGTGTGCGGGCTGCAACTCTGTCTGAAGAAGGGCGAGGGGCGGGCGATCTGAATCCGGACGCCCTGCAGATCCTGTTGCGGGTGGAAGACCCGTCATTCGAGACCCACAAGGGACTGGATATGAAGACGAAAGGGGCGGGTCTGACGACTATCACCCAGTCGCTGGCAAAGCGGGTGGGATTCAGGCAGTTCAGCCCCGGCGTGCGGAAAATCCGCCAGACGGGCTATGCGATGGGGCTCGAAACACGGCTCTCGAAATCGGAAATCTTGACCCTCTGGCTGGATACCGTCCCAATGGGCCGGGATAGGACTGGCAAATGGATCACAGGTTTCCACGCTGCCAGTGAGGTATTCTTTGGCAAACCGCTTTCCGAACTTTCGCGCGAGGAATTTATCCAGCTTGTCGCCATACCCATCGCGCCGGCACAGCTAAATCCGCTGCATCCGGATAATACGTTCAACACGCGCGTTGAACGTATCACCCGGTTGATCGCGGATGCCTGTGCCCCGGAATCGGTAGACGATGTCTGGCTGGAGGGCTGCGCATCTAGCCCATCGGATACTGAATATCCTTTGTAA
- a CDS encoding GNAT family N-acetyltransferase encodes MTTIRAYAPADLPALHAINEQGVPGVSRETIESLGKWVSLSECLVAVDEIGRPIGFLNLVPPGIAAYTSDNLRWFEARGGNVNYVDRIAIDASARGQRIGEALYQAAFAACAGRYDAIGCEVNRLPPNPGSLRFHKRLGFEEVGSQAFVPGEKEVIYLERKI; translated from the coding sequence ATGACCACAATCCGGGCCTATGCGCCCGCAGACCTGCCAGCCCTGCACGCGATCAACGAGCAGGGTGTGCCGGGCGTCAGCCGCGAAACGATCGAAAGCCTCGGCAAATGGGTGTCCCTGTCCGAATGCCTCGTCGCGGTGGATGAGATCGGCCGTCCGATTGGCTTCCTGAACCTCGTTCCGCCCGGTATTGCCGCCTATACCAGCGACAATCTCCGCTGGTTTGAGGCGCGCGGCGGCAATGTGAACTATGTCGACCGGATCGCCATCGACGCGTCCGCGCGAGGCCAGCGGATTGGGGAGGCGCTGTATCAGGCCGCCTTCGCGGCCTGTGCCGGGCGTTACGATGCCATCGGCTGCGAAGTGAACCGCCTGCCGCCCAACCCGGGCTCACTACGCTTCCATAAGCGGCTTGGCTTCGAGGAAGTGGGTTCGCAGGCCTTCGTGCCCGGCGAAAAGGAAGTGATCTATTTGGAGCGGAAGATCTGA
- a CDS encoding Trm112 family protein, with product MTDETSSSGRPHSGVDPRLLEILICPQTRQPLRYNAETDELVSPKARLAYPIRGGIPIMLLEEARDLDAEEGGS from the coding sequence ATGACTGACGAAACCTCCAGCAGCGGACGGCCCCATTCGGGCGTCGATCCGCGTCTCCTCGAAATCCTGATCTGCCCGCAGACGCGCCAGCCGCTTCGCTACAATGCGGAGACGGATGAACTGGTTTCGCCCAAGGCGCGGCTGGCCTATCCGATCCGGGGCGGCATCCCGATCATGCTGCTGGAAGAAGCGCGCGATCTCGACGCGGAAGAGGGCGGGTCATGA
- a CDS encoding prolyl-tRNA synthetase associated domain-containing protein, producing the protein MTATPDDLFAYLDRLGITHATQWHEAVFTVDQSEDVKRTLPGGHTKNLFLKDKDGNIILIAAEAHSRLKLNKLHQLIGTRRLSFGPPELMEELLGVTPGSVTAFALMNDTEGRVRFLVDAALMEHDPVNFHPLINTGTTAVSREDFEKFVRATGHGFEVIDFTQLLTDAE; encoded by the coding sequence ATGACGGCAACCCCCGACGACCTGTTCGCCTATCTCGACCGGCTGGGCATCACGCACGCGACGCAGTGGCACGAAGCGGTATTCACCGTGGACCAGAGCGAAGACGTGAAACGCACCCTGCCCGGCGGGCACACCAAAAATCTGTTCCTGAAGGACAAGGACGGCAACATCATCCTGATCGCAGCAGAGGCGCACTCGCGGCTGAAGCTGAACAAGCTGCACCAGCTGATCGGCACCAGGCGCCTCTCCTTCGGTCCGCCCGAGCTGATGGAAGAGCTGCTCGGTGTGACGCCCGGCTCCGTCACCGCCTTTGCGCTGATGAATGATACCGAAGGCCGCGTTCGGTTCCTCGTCGATGCGGCGCTGATGGAACATGACCCGGTCAATTTCCATCCGCTGATCAATACCGGCACGACGGCCGTCTCTCGGGAGGATTTCGAAAAATTCGTCCGCGCCACCGGCCATGGCTTTGAAGTGATCGACTTTACCCAGCTGCTCACCGACGCAGAGTAA
- a CDS encoding DUF971 domain-containing protein — protein MSAMAWPVKLAFRKSEGALHAEFDDGTSGSVSYKRLREQSPSAAVRGHGGGPPPPQAPVPDDISVLRADPVGRYALRIVFSDGHDSGLYNWDLIRKLTVGDAAVSA, from the coding sequence ATGAGCGCCATGGCCTGGCCGGTGAAGCTTGCATTCCGCAAGTCCGAAGGCGCGCTCCACGCCGAATTCGATGACGGGACGTCAGGCTCTGTCAGCTATAAGCGGCTGAGGGAACAGTCTCCGTCGGCCGCTGTGCGTGGCCATGGCGGCGGACCGCCCCCGCCGCAGGCGCCGGTGCCCGACGATATAAGTGTCCTGCGCGCAGACCCGGTTGGGCGCTACGCCCTGCGCATCGTGTTTTCGGATGGGCACGACAGCGGTCTCTATAATTGGGACCTGATCCGGAAGCTGACCGTCGGCGACGCGGCCGTTAGCGCATAA
- a CDS encoding ammonium transporter, whose translation MARGVALLPAVALTGALAYAQDADLEARLAALEESVSSSASAYVDNSYLFLIGGIIVMLMAAGFLCLEVGLVRSKNAAMQAMKNVLLYSIAGLMFWIVGYNMAYPGESIMGLVGTTPGPWSPPPLDESHGDYAASSDWFFQMVFVATAASIVSGTVAERVKLWGFLAFTAVLTSFIYPIVVSWEWGGGYLDSEWAFSDFAGSTLVHSVGGWAALMGAIIIGPRTGKYFGKQINPMPGSNIPLAGLGTFILWFGWFGFNGASELAAGGIQSINDVAAIFANTNMAAVGGVLAATITTAVLYKGKIDATMVFNGAIGGLVSITAEPLAPSMGASVLIGAVGGVLVVVSVPLLDKFKIDDVVGAIPAHLVCGIWGTLIVAASYGNHVMPVEIDGELQTSYFGQLVGILLTGVWVSLASVVVWFALKFTIGIRATEEEEMAGMDVSEVGLEAYPDFTNS comes from the coding sequence ATGGCGCGCGGGGTAGCCTTGCTGCCGGCCGTAGCGTTGACGGGGGCGCTCGCATACGCACAGGACGCGGATCTGGAAGCGCGGCTCGCCGCATTGGAAGAGTCGGTCAGCTCCAGCGCCAGTGCCTATGTCGACAATTCTTACCTGTTCCTGATCGGTGGCATTATCGTCATGCTCATGGCAGCCGGCTTCCTCTGCCTGGAAGTTGGCTTGGTCCGTTCGAAGAACGCCGCCATGCAGGCAATGAAGAACGTGCTGCTCTATTCCATTGCCGGCCTGATGTTCTGGATCGTCGGCTACAACATGGCTTATCCGGGCGAAAGCATCATGGGCCTTGTGGGGACCACGCCGGGTCCGTGGTCGCCTCCGCCGCTTGATGAATCGCACGGCGATTATGCCGCTTCGTCCGACTGGTTCTTCCAGATGGTGTTCGTGGCCACGGCTGCTTCCATCGTCTCCGGTACGGTCGCTGAGCGTGTGAAACTCTGGGGTTTCCTCGCTTTCACCGCGGTCCTGACGTCTTTCATCTACCCGATCGTTGTGTCCTGGGAGTGGGGCGGCGGCTACCTCGACTCCGAGTGGGCCTTCTCTGACTTCGCTGGTTCCACGCTGGTGCACTCTGTCGGCGGCTGGGCTGCTCTCATGGGCGCCATCATTATCGGCCCGCGAACCGGCAAGTATTTCGGCAAGCAGATCAATCCGATGCCGGGTTCCAACATCCCGCTCGCAGGTCTGGGTACCTTCATCCTGTGGTTCGGCTGGTTCGGCTTCAACGGTGCGTCTGAACTCGCCGCTGGCGGCATCCAGAGCATCAACGATGTGGCTGCCATCTTCGCCAACACCAACATGGCTGCTGTCGGCGGCGTGCTGGCCGCAACGATCACGACCGCTGTGCTCTACAAAGGCAAGATCGACGCAACCATGGTCTTCAACGGCGCAATCGGCGGCCTCGTGTCCATCACGGCTGAGCCGCTGGCACCTTCCATGGGCGCTTCTGTCCTGATCGGTGCTGTCGGCGGTGTCCTCGTCGTGGTCAGCGTTCCGCTGCTCGACAAGTTCAAGATCGACGATGTTGTCGGCGCCATCCCGGCCCACCTGGTCTGCGGCATCTGGGGCACGCTCATCGTGGCGGCTTCCTACGGCAACCATGTCATGCCGGTGGAAATCGACGGCGAACTGCAGACGAGCTACTTCGGCCAGCTGGTCGGCATCCTCCTGACAGGTGTCTGGGTCTCGCTTGCTTCCGTGGTCGTCTGGTTCGCCCTGAAGTTCACGATCGGCATCCGTGCCACCGAGGAAGAGGAAATGGCCGGTATGGACGTCTCCGAAGTTGGTCTCGAAGCCTATCCGGACTTCACCAACTCCTAA
- a CDS encoding DNA translocase FtsK 4TM domain-containing protein, which yields MGQIDRSTDNTEPSPFMTDYAYDDDAPHFSVSDPVWRILTGAAAFAIGVFICGSVGSYVATDPSWNAATDSDVQNLFGRSGAVFADLARQTLGWSAWTAGLALMIGGAMRTVLIGSPRVHRWIKGFLFVPFSAAFFAAWPVPQSWPLSAGLGGVLGDGLFHFAAMPFRALMLPSPESWAAFFLGTLALWAGLSALGFRRGDANLLKHAAASSGARAARQAGGIGGGLLAIARALAPKRKIETDDEIIDAREDRARVVMSDDDETPGFLSKRGKKVIEIEDDDDFDGEEEYLDDAEDEYDDYEDEIDDDAGDYEDDEDEDQERKPLFTLPKPKAKPQAAAPRVAKPVERRRKAGRLPSIDLLEQTVERADSIDEDALLAKAAKLSDVLKEFGVRGRVKEVRPGPVITLFEMEPAPGVKSSRVISLADDIARSMSAKSARVAVVPGKNAIGIELPNEDRDTVYLRTLLQSDAYTGSRASLPMALGEDIGGVPTVVDLAKMPHLLIAGTTGSGKSVGVNAMILSLIYRHTPEQCRFIMIDPKMLELSIYEGIPHLLAPVVTDPKKAVNALQWTVREMESRYELMSKAGVRNLAGFNEKAAKYRNAGENLVRKVQTGFDDRGKPVYETEMLPTEHIPNIVVVIDEMADLMLVAGKEVEGCVQRLAQMARAAGIHLITATQRPSVDVITGTIKANFPTRISYMVTTKIDSRTILNEQGAEQLLGMGDLLYQAPGQKSTRLHGPFVSDEDVGAVTDWLREQGEPDYVMDILEAPDDGSTGSAVMDAMLGTSTGDEEDDLFSQAIAIVVRDQRASTSYLQRRLKIGYNKAAGVIDRLEEEGIISAPNHAGKREVLANARPSPE from the coding sequence ATGGGCCAGATTGACCGCTCCACCGACAACACGGAGCCGTCCCCCTTCATGACTGACTATGCTTATGATGATGACGCACCCCATTTCAGCGTTAGCGATCCTGTCTGGCGCATCCTGACGGGTGCTGCCGCGTTCGCGATCGGCGTTTTCATCTGTGGCAGTGTCGGCTCCTATGTTGCGACGGACCCTTCGTGGAATGCGGCGACGGACTCTGATGTTCAGAACCTGTTCGGCCGTTCCGGCGCTGTGTTTGCAGATCTTGCCCGCCAGACGCTGGGCTGGTCCGCCTGGACGGCGGGTCTCGCTCTTATGATCGGCGGTGCGATGCGTACTGTCCTCATCGGGTCCCCGCGTGTGCACCGCTGGATCAAGGGCTTCCTGTTCGTGCCGTTTTCCGCAGCCTTCTTCGCTGCGTGGCCGGTGCCGCAGTCCTGGCCGCTGAGCGCAGGTCTTGGCGGTGTGCTGGGTGATGGCCTGTTCCACTTCGCTGCGATGCCGTTCCGGGCGCTGATGCTGCCGTCGCCGGAAAGCTGGGCGGCTTTTTTCCTTGGGACGCTCGCCCTCTGGGCCGGACTGTCGGCCCTCGGTTTCCGCCGCGGCGATGCCAACCTCCTGAAACATGCGGCTGCGTCTTCCGGTGCCCGCGCTGCCCGCCAGGCCGGCGGCATCGGTGGCGGGCTGCTCGCCATTGCCCGAGCCCTCGCGCCGAAGCGCAAGATTGAGACGGACGACGAAATCATCGATGCACGCGAAGACCGCGCCCGCGTCGTGATGTCCGATGACGACGAAACGCCCGGCTTCTTGAGCAAGCGCGGCAAGAAAGTTATCGAGATCGAAGACGACGACGATTTCGATGGTGAAGAAGAATATCTCGACGACGCCGAGGACGAGTACGACGACTACGAAGACGAGATCGACGACGACGCCGGCGATTACGAAGACGACGAGGATGAAGACCAGGAGCGCAAGCCGCTCTTCACCCTGCCGAAGCCCAAGGCCAAGCCGCAGGCCGCCGCGCCGCGCGTCGCCAAGCCTGTGGAACGCCGCCGCAAGGCTGGCCGCCTGCCGTCCATCGACCTTCTGGAGCAGACCGTCGAGCGCGCAGACTCCATCGATGAAGACGCGCTGCTCGCCAAGGCTGCCAAGCTGTCGGACGTCCTGAAGGAATTCGGTGTCCGGGGCCGCGTGAAAGAAGTGCGCCCGGGTCCGGTGATTACCCTGTTCGAAATGGAACCGGCGCCAGGCGTGAAATCGTCCCGCGTGATCTCCCTCGCCGACGACATCGCCCGCTCAATGAGCGCCAAGTCCGCTCGTGTCGCGGTTGTGCCGGGCAAGAACGCAATCGGTATCGAACTGCCGAATGAAGACCGCGATACGGTCTATCTCCGCACGCTGCTGCAGTCGGACGCCTATACTGGCTCGCGCGCCAGCCTGCCGATGGCGCTCGGTGAAGACATTGGCGGCGTCCCGACGGTCGTTGACCTCGCCAAGATGCCTCACCTGCTGATCGCCGGTACGACGGGCTCCGGTAAGTCGGTCGGCGTGAACGCAATGATCCTGTCACTGATCTACCGCCATACGCCGGAACAGTGCCGCTTCATCATGATCGACCCGAAAATGCTCGAGCTCTCGATCTATGAAGGCATCCCGCACCTGCTGGCACCGGTCGTGACCGATCCGAAGAAGGCCGTGAATGCGCTGCAGTGGACCGTGCGCGAGATGGAAAGCCGCTACGAGCTGATGTCCAAGGCCGGCGTCCGGAACCTGGCCGGTTTCAATGAGAAGGCCGCGAAATACCGTAATGCCGGCGAAAACCTCGTCCGCAAGGTGCAGACTGGTTTCGATGATCGCGGCAAACCGGTTTACGAAACCGAGATGCTGCCGACGGAGCACATCCCGAACATCGTGGTTGTGATCGACGAGATGGCCGACCTGATGCTGGTGGCTGGCAAGGAAGTGGAAGGCTGCGTCCAGCGCCTCGCCCAGATGGCACGTGCCGCCGGTATCCACCTGATCACGGCAACGCAGCGTCCGTCCGTGGACGTTATTACCGGTACGATCAAGGCGAACTTCCCGACCCGTATCTCCTATATGGTGACGACGAAGATCGACTCCCGTACCATCCTCAACGAGCAGGGCGCCGAACAGCTGCTTGGTATGGGCGACCTGCTTTACCAGGCACCCGGCCAGAAATCGACGCGCCTGCACGGTCCGTTCGTTTCCGATGAAGACGTTGGCGCCGTGACCGACTGGCTGCGCGAGCAGGGCGAACCGGACTATGTGATGGATATCCTGGAAGCGCCGGATGACGGTTCCACCGGCTCTGCCGTGATGGATGCGATGCTCGGCACGTCCACCGGCGATGAAGAAGATGACCTCTTCTCACAGGCAATTGCCATCGTGGTCCGCGATCAGCGCGCCTCGACCTCTTACCTGCAGCGCCGCCTGAAGATCGGCTACAACAAGGCGGCAGGTGTCATCGACCGGCTTGAAGAAGAGGGCATCATTTCAGCGCCAAACCATGCCGGTAAGCGCGAAGTCCTGGCGAATGCGCGTCCGTCTCCGGAATGA